The Helicoverpa armigera isolate CAAS_96S chromosome 7, ASM3070526v1, whole genome shotgun sequence genomic sequence ctgtttcccgcggtttcgttCCGGCGTCCCGTGCAAATTACTTCGGCGTACTAGACCAAAATATAGCATGCCAACAGATATTGTAACAAACCAATAGCTgtcaaaaaggttttttttttcaaatcagtagGTTTAAGCTTTTGCATTTTACATtagtatgaataaataattacagatCAAGTGGCTTTCGGTATCTGTCTTTTATGATTTGTATGTAATTCCCACCCTATGTAAAATTGAGTATAATAACATTGAACAGAATAATATTTACCTCCATCTTCTTTTAGGTTGTTTAGCATCTTCAGGCTCAGTATACTTAATGACGACCCCATTGACTGTGTTAGCATCAGCCGTCAGTTTACCCGACAGACCAAAGTTGGGTTTCTCTTTATCAGCCGGAGTCTTTCCATCTTCTTTCTTAACGTCTGCTTTACCCCAATCATATTCTTTATTTTCGTCTGCATCTGCAAACCTGAGCAAACATTGATTGAATCATACATATGTgtagtattttctattttatagtTAGTGAAAACACTAACGGCAAAAGGTGCCTTAAAAAGATGCATACAAGCATTATTTAAACTGAACAATcggtaacataaaaaaaaaaattagttgTTCTTAAAGTTTACGCTGTAAAAATTACTATACAACTATACAAGAAATATTTCTGTCTGTATCTGAAAAGTTTTTCTTACCTAGTCTTCCGATCTCGCGACCTAGATTCAGTCTTGACAACAGGTTTCCGCTCGCGTTCCGCATTTCTGGGCGGTCGTTCATCTTCAGTTCTGGGCGGTCGTTCCCTCCTCTCGTCGCCGCGTCCGTCGCGGTAACGCTCCTCCCTGCCCTCTGGTCTCTCGGGGCGGCGACTCCGCTCCTTGTAGCGGTCTTCTGGACTTCTGGATCTTGACCGTTCTCTATAACAACAATTTATagaataaattgaattatacTATGACCAGCTAGTCTAAGCAACAGCAAAATCAACCCCcattaatttcaaatttaataaacataaggTATGCTTCCGAAAGAAAGAGTTCTGTCATTGATTTAGCCTATGGTAGTAATGACTATACCTGTGTTGTGGCGCAGGCGGCTTCTCCGGCCTACCAGCTGAGTTCATGGGCTTCTCTCGCCGAACTTCACGCGGCCTGTAACCGATAAACATGATGACTGTTCAACCATATACAAACAACTCCTCACAGACAATTCACAATGGCCAAGGATTGCAAACTGGGTGCTTCACcacacttattttattttcaagcttaaacaaaaatacaacaaaaaagtaacaaatatattgtaattttattacatcAATGAAGTAACCTAAAGCccttttaaaaatccttttatttAGCCAATAGCACATTCAAATACTTTATGATAAGAGATAATTTTTGATACTATCGacttacaaataaaagaaaattatacgaAAGGCAATCGCCCTCAATGTCTGAGCCTAAcattatattcattaatttatcttCAACACGAAGAACCAATTATTTTGACACTCCTTTAAATCATACACTTACCATTACTTTTGAAACATAATGTTGATATCACGAGCATACCTACTACAGCTTTTCGCTAAATTCTCATGTCCTGACTAatgattacataattattaaatcaaaTCTTTAGCTTCTAACAAAGCTAAACGCCAGTGACTTTTATATCTCTTTTGTCTCGTCAAAAGTCAAATCAATGCGCGAAGCCACGATCTTGTATTAATGGTTTTAGAAGCGCTCGCTTTTGATCCACATTCGAAATTTCGTCTTAGGTTCTTGTTCATTTTCTTCATGTGTCCAATCCAACAACATAGTTTACAATCATGGTTTGTATCAGTCCATTTGTCtatcttattatttactttttcatttgCAGTAAGATGTTATCTAGTTACTTTCATATCTTTATGAGTATGTGTCAATTTCTAAACATTTCGTGCAAGTTCATGCATGCAAGCCTAAATCCATATGAATCATTCGATTCTAGTTTTGTTTTCAAGGTTTCttgataaaaaatgtttgtgtaTGTAGCAAACATATTTGgtataaatgatgataatgatatgaTGTTGAACTCTGTAGGCATttcagtaataatttatttcaaaacagaaGTGCTATAGAGAGAAATTATCCGGTTTGTTATATTATCCCATTGTAATTATTTGTGTATTCAAACGACAGTGGTTTTTAAACTGTTCTGTACGTACAGCAACTGAGTTCAGCTGCGTATTCCGTCCAATTCCAAATCATTTTGGTCCTAATAAAACTATCCAGTTTTTATGAGTAGACAGTATTTTGAATAAACGTAAAGAaatgaaaacaacaaaatacaggGTCACTCCAGTGTCAGTATCACAGTAGTGTTATCTTCAAAAGCATTCTTCCAATTATACATTTCTATGAAATATATGATTCCTTCCTCCATTCCTTCATCTTCCATTCTAATTATGAATTGTTTATAACTTCTTTCtctttaaaagttttatcttaTCCATTCCTGTTGTATCGAACATTCATAAAGATCGTTGTATCTTATCCAATTTCTGTCCTGCGTTTGTCTTCATCTATCTAGGACTCTATTATACATAAAATCTATTTGAAAGTTTTTCTAGAACTTGATTAAATATATGCATAATTCTGCCCCTCTAAGCACACTTAGTGCCAGCTCTATCCACAATAGAAGTGAGAATTCCTTCTGCTAATAAGCATTCCAATAAATCTATTAACAATTGATTGTTTCACACATGCCTAGAGCAATTATCATTTAAGgtgcaaatattaaaatatctttgcAACACCGACATGCTCTGATCATTACATTTTTCTGTAGAGTAGtcactgtaaaaataaatatagttatttaaCGTTGCAGGTACACTGTTACTGGCCAGTTGTGGCCAGCACATGCATGCAAAAACACTCTGTATTTAAAGCGTAGAAACttgttttaaatagatttaaaaatcCTTTCTCAACATCAAGTACCAGttacataaattgttttaatactgACTAACTACTTACATCTAATGAATTGTAAGAAATCTATTTGCACGTACCTTTCAGATGAGAAGCCTTCTTCATGGTACCTCTCCTTTCTGTCAGGGTACTCTCTGTCACGGAAGCGATCGTTGTCTGGTGGACCACGTCTAGTGGcagaatacatatttaaatgtaaaatggaTCACATTACAGAATCATATCATAAAGCTCTCACAAGATAATCTTGaactttttcattaatattttaattatttggaaattttttattaatattacaaaagacaaaacattaaaatgagATCATCTCTACATAGTTGGTTCTTCTCACAAGTTAATAAGACACTATGATTTctgaaaactgtaaaatattataatttgtacCTATCGCGGTAATCTCTCCTCTCATCGTACTCTCGCCTCTTGGGTCCTCCACGCTCCTCATACTGATTGTAACGGTTGGGACCTATAACAAAAATAAGACACGTCACAAACAATGCCATGTTTTTGTTCAAACTTTGTAACAATAATAACTAGCTTACCTCTAGCATCATCTCTTTGGTGATAGCGCTCTTCTGGCTCCCTCGGCCTCCTAGAGAAATCTTCCCTTGGAGATCGGTGCTCATCATACCTCTGATGCCTAGAAATACAAGCCATAATCCATATagaattacaaataaaaattttcgtaATAGAGACCAGCACAAATATCCTACAAGCAACATTTATGATTACTTGTATGAATTGTACCTTTTATACTCATAGTCCCTCTGGCGTCTATTAAGTTCTTCATTAGGATCAATATATTGAGAATTTTGGCCAAATTTCTCTCTATTTCTATCAAATTTCTCTTGCCGATATTGTGTATATCTGCAATGATTCAATGATGTAgtgtaacaaaatattacacATCATTTTGTGGCCTGAGATGTAGCTTATTTACCTTTCATTATGTTCTCTGTCATATTGTTGATATTGCTCATGATACTGCTGCCTCCTTTCCTTGCTGGACCCTCGATAAAAGCGCTGGACTTCTCGTTGCCTTTCATATTCTTCAGGAGAAACTGATCTTTGATATTCCTTTCTAGAAATGCAAATTACTCAGTCAACATTTTGAGCAGAATAGTTTACAATCATGATCATAAAGTAGGAAAAATCTTACTGATTGTAATATGTTCTTATTGGTTGATTTGGTTCTTCTGAAGATCCACGGCGCTCTTTTACAACACTGTGCAGGCGACGTTGAATGTGCTCCTCATCTATGTTggcaaaaaaacatgttttaacaTGCGAGTAAAATTGTTAAAAGTAACCTAATACGAAAAATGAACGCACTAAACATATCATCTTACCTTTCTCACTAACTGAAGTGCTCCGTTGGCGCTTGTGCTTATGCTTATGTTTACGCTTTTTCTTCGATGATATTTCCCCCTCGCTGACTGAAGACACATCTTCAGCACCTGAGCCACTGTCTACCGCGGAATCAGAACGCCTCTTCTTTTTGCTgtgcttcttcttctttttcttatgtTTGCGTTTCTTCGAACGTTTTTGCTCATCAGAATCGCTTTCCGAATCTGAAGAATCAGCAcgtttccttttttttttgttgtagcgATGTTCCGATAACGAAGATTCCTCACTATCACTGGCAGAAGAACTGCTGTTCCCACTTGGCTCGGATTCTTCAGAATCTTCCGAGGAAGTATGATGGCGCTTTTtagatttcattttttatattgtgttgAATGTTTATTGCAGCAAAATAGATGGATTGCaattacaaaatacacaaaacagaAACACTACACAAGCAAGCTATCCACCACTACAAAATACCATAAACAATAAAAGAGAAGAGTAGAGTAGTGCCTGCCGTACGTGACCCAAAAGAAACTATtatggctgatttacattgagtcagtaactgacgtcagtccactgacaagtcagtgctgaaacggcactgccatcgtgtaaattgatttgaagtcagtacagtactactgacgaaacactgaggctaagaactcacggagcgattttgaaccgtgcccgccgcggtggcggaactgcgtttttatttccaaactcaCAGGACCGGTTATTTGCGCGGTTACACAGCCGTAGCGGTTGAGATTATCGCCCGCAAACGTGGCGGGCAATGATCGCAAGACGCAAGACGGGCAGCCTCTGCGCTACTGCGATCGCCGGCCAATCGACCGCGGAGCGCGCGGGCGCAACCCGCCGAGGCTGCGGGTGACCGCGGCCCGCGCGATTCTACTAGTTGCCCGCCGGTGCAGCGGGACCCGCAAACAAACGCGCAGACTGCGGGCGTAAAACGCGTCGTGAaatgtgctttaattttttacatgtatatctgcattctacagaagctacgggcccgcagccgcggcggtcgcgggtgaaaatcgcgtcgtgagttcttagcctgacactacactgacttcgtgtaaatagcacgcgtcagttttcggcgcctacactgacgtcagttactgactcaatgtaaatcagcctttagTCTATGACTACATGAATATTGGTAGAAAGAAAATGTTGGCTCCTAAGTTCGCaacttattgtattttaaataaaaaacttttggaACTGCGGTTCCGGTTTTTATACCGTGCACCGTAATAAGCGGGTGAAAGCTGGTATAAATTAAATGCGAGGAAAATCCTGGCAGCACCGTTTACGACTAATGTCAACGATTTTGACAGTTTATCTGTCATTTCACTTACAACAAGTGTCAAGTGACGAAAGTTTACAATTTGCAATTTGTTAACTTTTTCGTAGttgtattaattattacttatattGCGTGGTTTATTTTATCGGCGGGCCTCGTATatgattacttaatttatttcaacGAAACTTTTATTGTTGATCATTAATTACTTATCGTATTATGGTCAATACACTATAACAGACCTAGCCCGATAAGGCTTCGTTGGCATACTTTTGAAGTGATATTGAGTGAAGTGTAATAAccgttttatattattacatcTCACAAAAGATACAATGGCTACTCGCAAGAGAAGTGGATCAGGGTCTAAAAGACACCTGAAGGAAAAAGTGGTGCAAATTTATGAGTCTTTCTTCAGAGGGGAAGACTTAACTACTGATAATGCAACATTCTGGGACGAATTCTTTCTGTTGAAGCCTAAAATTCCCCAATTGGAAGCTGAAATTCACAAACTGTCTGTGGAGCAGCTCATGAATATGAAAGACAGTATGAACTTGCTTGTATCCCAATGTATTGAAATGTTAGGGCAGGAGCATCACATAAGGTAATAAAGGGCTATTAAATAACGttgaataaacataatatacatacctatacttaaaataataattgtttcagATTGGTATATGCTCTTCAAACACTGAGTGCTCTTCTGATAACCATGTACCAAAGAGCAACACAAGACCCAAACAtcaacatcaaaataattttgattggaTCAGATAATCCTGACATGAAAATGCAAAAGTTTTTTGAACATTGCAGCACCATATTATCAGgtttaatgtagtttttatatctatcatttatttgcatcaagataacaatttttaaacatattgataatttttaccactcatattttttaagaataaacaaTTTCCTTAAATGCCATTATCACTTTAAATTTTGCAGGAGACGTTCCAGACAGTCTGAAGTCAATGGTTTTAAAGCTTCTACTGGTAATAGCAACAGGAATAGACAATATTGATGATAATCCATTAGTGGAGTACTTTATGCAAAACTCATTGTTTGAGCCTTTAATACAACTCCTTTGCACATCTACTGAAAGACAACATCATGGTAATATACAAACACATAACAtgataactaataaataatcatttttattctgTTATTATTAGAATCAAAGATTTAAGTACAattgtaatgacaatttatttttttaggataTGATGTGGTCATGTTGTTGATGTTTctggtaaattataaaaaacaagAATCAGCTAATCCTTATGTAGTGAAGTTATCAATACTAGATGATGAATTAGCATTGAATGGGTAAGtcaatatgtatatttgtgtgatcttaaaaaaaatgccataCTTCACTACTATGAACTTAAATGGAAACTtttatctttatattataaattaactactaattttaattgaaacttaTCTTGATATTACAATAGTATCATTATTTTGCAATACTTGCACTAGTGCTACTTGACTCCAACAAGAAATTGAGTTCTACCTACATGATTCTGCtaacatattaaaattttgaCTCAGATATGGGCAAGTCATAACCGCAGCATTGAATGACTATGTGATGTCCACATTCGGCGGCATGCAGGGAGGAGGCGGGGGCGGCGGTTGGCTGTCCTCTCTCACCAGCATGGTCGGCGGGATATTCCTTACCAGTGATGAGACTCAACCTGTAGTTAGAGGGCAGAGAAACAGGTAACTACAAAAAAAGTGTTCATAATAAATCCAGCATGCAACAAaacttttgttaattatttattctagtTAGAAGTTTTGTTACTGCATAAAACAATTTTGAGATTAATACATGTTGTTAAATAAAGCTTaacaattacaaaagaaaacatttggtaacttaagaagaaaaattaagttttaaataaggtAAAAGATATTAAAACTGTCCATCATAAAGCATGAAATTACAAtcattattgaaaacaaaaacaacttttgAATTCAATAAATAGCAGACTGCAACATCTGTATAAACAGTAGCTACAACTGCATTGCATTTCTTTGGCTTCATACAACAAATACTTTGCAGTTACTTTATATGCAgctaatattacaaacaaaacatgacACTGTTGATGTACTTAAAACGACTGATATactacaaacaaataacttttGAATGATATTGATGACCATGGAAAGTATCAGATTTCTCATCACACATTTCACGACTCTAAAAGTTGTTAAAGTTAGTTCAGTCAATGTATGTTTTCCTCCAGTGGTGGTGAAGAAGGAATGTTACTAGCATTATACGAGGCAGCTCACTTAAATCGCAACTTTATGACAACTCTCGCGCATTCGTCGTCGGCAGCTGCTTCCTCGGCGCCCCCCTCGCCGCCTGCGACCTTACCGCCGCATCAGGTAcacagtaatattataaaacatctTTCAATCGAAAACTACTAATCCTGTACTAAAGAAACTATAAAGAtagctatagttatcggcacggataatgagctctcggcggaagagtggggatcgctttgcgcaccgtacacttatggccatataccaataaatcacttctgcgcaggtgaaggtcagggctcaatatccttgccgatgattataaatTGCTGTAAGAATTTTTTTATCTGAGTGTAATCATTCCTTGTAAACATGTAATAAAAGATTTGATTTCAGACCCCGCCGAATTTAACACAAATTCAAGCTCTTGACAATGAGCAACCCACAAACCTACTAGTCACGTTCTTCCAATATTGGTAATTATTCTcggattttatattttctctaaTACATTGCCACTCCATAGATTATAGTAATTGGAAGCCTCGCTCATGTGAAgtagtgtttttttatacattttgactTTTGCGAAGTCACTGTGACCTATGGAGCAGCGGTTTTAGAAgaactgtaataaataaaattattaaaaattttcagTTCCATTGTAATGGCAGATACGCGAAGCGAGTCAAGCATAAACAAATGCAGTCTTTGTTTCATTATACTTACTTGTATAGTTGAAGAGCAGTTCGCTAATTCTATCATGCATGACCAAAATCTTACTTTTAAGGTAAGTCATAAACTctgtattatttcattttacgttTTAGAGGTATAAAAtatgctaaaaatattgttgatttACAGGTACAGTTATACAGGCTTCCAATGCGCCATAGGAAAATAGTGTTAGAAGAACCACCATCCCAGCCCCTAGCATCTACcctaataggtattttttttatctacacaATAATCATTTGCCTGACTTTCTCAACAGTAGCTATTTACAAATACTAAAGGGTAAGGGAGACTCCTAAACTAGGCAATACAATGCTCTAGACCCATAGTGCTAATCACGATGATTACTTTTTGATCTgtgctggggcccgattctcctaagttaatattgtcaaaatcgaatagaattgaatcgcaatatgatcgcaatagcagttttaaccatatcgggcattctgctactaatataagagcAATCGtgttccaacgacattcgattggtttacgattggtctgccattttggtgaaTTTGGTCTATAcagtagtttgctctacaatcatattgcaatcgtaaatcatttgcagacaaaatgattcattattgaatgacagaaaaggataaaaacgtttatttcaaagaaaaaatagtggaatgccacatacgcttcaatcgtaatcgagtcgggattggatcgcagtcgaacgtgaatcgtatgttgcttaagtaaaattaggagaatcgggcccctgtctTCAAGCCGTAGCTGTTAGCCACAAAggtgaaaaactattttttttactttacagaTCTTCTTGTCGAATTTATAATGTGCCATCTACTAAAGAAATTCCCTGGGGAGCTGTATCAACTGTGTGTGGGAGTGTTACTGCGGCTGCTAAGCTATCAGAAGCGATGTCGTGTAAGACTCGCGCGCGATTGGCGGCCATTATGGGCTGCCCTTATTGCGCTACTGAAGTTCTTAGTTACCAACGAAAGCACTCTATTGAGGAGGCATAACATTTTCATCATGGCCCAACAGGTAAGAATAGTTAATCTGAAAACGAATTCCAGTAAGCTATGCTTTATAAATACCaacatataaacataatatatctgttgtttcatcatcttccgagccttttccctatgttggggttggcttccagtctaaacggatgcagctgagtaccattgttttaataatatacatatcttTTGTTTCCAGGTTGTGAATATTTTCAATCTGTTCATAACATTTGGCGATACATTTCTGCCAACTCCTGCGTCATATGACCAGTTATATTACGAACTGATTCGAATGCATCAAGTGTTTGACAATCTTTTCTATATGGGTAAGTTTGAAACAAACTATTTATCTattgactagccgttttcccgcggtttcacccgcgtcccgtggtaactactgcccgtaccgggataaaatatagcctatgctactcgcggacaatgtagctttcgaatggtgaaagaatttttaaaaactgtccagtagtttttgagcctattcattacaaacaaacaaagttttcctccttataatattagtatagataaatgttACATACTACAAAaagtataactttttaaaaactgtatttgtttatttcagcCTTACGTTATTCAACCAGTGACGGTGAATTCAAAGCGGAGGCATTGCGGCTAGCCAACTGTCTGGTGAATGTGCGAGCTATAATCCAGCACTTTTCGCCTAAAATAGAAGCTTGGCTTGCTTCACAGAATCTTTCTACACCTACTGAAGATCAGGTAagatctaataaaaaatatattatggcctttttcttaacatttttattg encodes the following:
- the LOC110381743 gene encoding armadillo-like helical domain-containing protein 3 — protein: MATRKRSGSGSKRHLKEKVVQIYESFFRGEDLTTDNATFWDEFFLLKPKIPQLEAEIHKLSVEQLMNMKDSMNLLVSQCIEMLGQEHHIRLVYALQTLSALLITMYQRATQDPNINIKIILIGSDNPDMKMQKFFEHCSTILSGDVPDSLKSMVLKLLLVIATGIDNIDDNPLVEYFMQNSLFEPLIQLLCTSTERQHHGYDVVMLLMFLVNYKKQESANPYVVKLSILDDELALNGYGQVITAALNDYVMSTFGGMQGGGGGGGWLSSLTSMVGGIFLTSDETQPVVRGQRNSGGEEGMLLALYEAAHLNRNFMTTLAHSSSAAASSAPPSPPATLPPHQTPPNLTQIQALDNEQPTNLLVTFFQYCSIVMADTRSESSINKCSLCFIILTCIVEEQFANSIMHDQNLTFKVQLYRLPMRHRKIVLEEPPSQPLASTLIDLLVEFIMCHLLKKFPGELYQLCVGVLLRLLSYQKRCRVRLARDWRPLWAALIALLKFLVTNESTLLRRHNIFIMAQQVVNIFNLFITFGDTFLPTPASYDQLYYELIRMHQVFDNLFYMALRYSTSDGEFKAEALRLANCLVNVRAIIQHFSPKIEAWLASQNLSTPTEDQILEVVRKNYDSLILKLQEGLESYERYSERDHRPLLSRLVLAARQRSDSSALHHHTAAALEHYTSIS
- the LOC110381259 gene encoding smad nuclear interacting protein 1 isoform X2, which encodes MKSKKRHHTSSEDSEESEPSGNSSSSASDSEESSLSEHRYNKKKRKRADSSDSESDSDEQKRSKKRKHKKKKKKHSKKKRRSDSAVDSGSGAEDVSSVSEGEISSKKKRKHKHKHKRQRSTSVSEKDEEHIQRRLHSVVKERRGSSEEPNQPIRTYYNQKEYQRSVSPEEYERQREVQRFYRGSSKERRQQYHEQYQQYDREHNERHQRYDEHRSPREDFSRRPREPEERYHQRDDARGPNRYNQYEERGGPKRREYDERRDYRDRRGPPDNDRFRDREYPDRKERYHEEGFSSERPREVRREKPMNSAGRPEKPPAPQHRERSRSRSPEDRYKERSRRPERPEGREERYRDGRGDERRERPPRTEDERPPRNAERERKPVVKTESRSRDRKTRFADADENKEYDWGKADVKKEDGKTPADKEKPNFGLSGKLTADANTVNGVVIKYTEPEDAKQPKRRWRFYPFKGDKALPILYIHRQSAFLIGRDKKVVDIALEHPSISKQHAALQYRATPFNRPDGSQGRRVRPYVIDLESANGTFVNNKKIEPRRYVELLERDVVKFGFSQREYVLLHENSKDDAQDDDNQEPPALGANVTTTEQLKHEKRVKQEIAEDGE
- the LOC110381259 gene encoding smad nuclear interacting protein 1 isoform X1; this encodes MKSKKRHHTSSEDSEESEPSGNSSSSASDSEESSLSEHRYNKKKRKRADSSDSESDSDEQKRSKKRKHKKKKKKHSKKKRRSDSAVDSGSGAEDVSSVSEGEISSKKKRKHKHKHKRQRSTSVSEKDEEHIQRRLHSVVKERRGSSEEPNQPIRTYYNQKEYQRSVSPEEYERQREVQRFYRGSSKERRQQYHEQYQQYDREHNERYTQYRQEKFDRNREKFGQNSQYIDPNEELNRRQRDYEYKRHQRYDEHRSPREDFSRRPREPEERYHQRDDARGPNRYNQYEERGGPKRREYDERRDYRDRRGPPDNDRFRDREYPDRKERYHEEGFSSERPREVRREKPMNSAGRPEKPPAPQHRERSRSRSPEDRYKERSRRPERPEGREERYRDGRGDERRERPPRTEDERPPRNAERERKPVVKTESRSRDRKTRFADADENKEYDWGKADVKKEDGKTPADKEKPNFGLSGKLTADANTVNGVVIKYTEPEDAKQPKRRWRFYPFKGDKALPILYIHRQSAFLIGRDKKVVDIALEHPSISKQHAALQYRATPFNRPDGSQGRRVRPYVIDLESANGTFVNNKKIEPRRYVELLERDVVKFGFSQREYVLLHENSKDDAQDDDNQEPPALGANVTTTEQLKHEKRVKQEIAEDGE